Proteins encoded by one window of Fusarium graminearum PH-1 chromosome 1, whole genome shotgun sequence:
- a CDS encoding alpha-centractin — translation MADSLHNAPIVLDNGSGTIRAGFAGDDLPKCFFPSWVGRPKHLRVLAGALEGEVFIGQKAASELRGLLKIRYPLEHGIVTDWDDMERIWEYVYGEGLKTLSEEHPVLLTEPPLNPRSNRDTAAQILFETFNVPALHTSIQAVLSLYASGRTTGIVLDSGDGVSHAVPVYEGFAMPSSIRRIDVAGRDVTEYLQTLLRKSGYVFHTSAEKEVVRLIKESVSYVAHDPRKEERDWVGVKPNDSKVAEYVLPDGYKLKIGAERFRAPEILFDPEIIGLEYPGVHQIVVDAINRTDLDLRKSLYSNIVLSGGSTLTKGFGDRLLTELQKLAVKDMRIKIFAPPERKYSTWIGGSILAGLSTFRKMWVSIDDWHENPDIIHTKFT, via the exons ATGGCCGACTCTCTTCACAATGCGCCTATAGTCCTCGACAATGGATCTGGCACCATTCGAGCCGGTTTCGCAGGCGACGATCTACCAAAGTGTTTCTTCCCATCTTGGGTTGGTCGACCAAAACATTTGAGAGTGCTTGCGGGTGCCCTCGAGGGTGAGGTGTTTATAGGACAAAAGGCGGCTTCGGAATTGCGAGGATTGCTCAAGATTCGGTATCCCCTTGAACATGGTATTGTCACCGATTGGGACGACATGGAGAGGATTTGGGAGTATGTTTACGGAGAGGGGTTGAAGACTCTCAGTGAAGAG CATCCAGTACTGTTGACGGAACCGCCCCTGAACCCACGAAGCAATCGCGACACGGCGGCCCAGATCCTTTTTGAGACGTTCAATGTCCCCGCACTCCACACATCCATTCAAGCTGTGCTATCGCTATACGCCAGTGGCCGAACAACCGGTATCGTCCTCGACTCAGGTGACGGTGTTTCTCACGCCGTGCCAGTTTACGAAGGTTTCGCCATGCCCAGCAGTATTCGCCGAATCGACGTAGCAGGCCGAGACGTGACCGAGTACCTGCAGACGTTGCTACGGAAAAGTGGTTACGTCTTTCACACGAGTGCCGAAAAGGAGGTGGTGAGGTTAATCAAGGAGAGCGTTTCGTACGTTGCTCATGACCcgcgaaaagaagagagggatTGGGTTGGTGTGAAGCCCAACGACAGCAAGGTTGCCGAATACGTTCTCCCAGACGGTTATAAGCTCAAG ATTGGCGCAGAACGTTTCCGAGCACCCGAGATCCTCTTTGACCCTGAAATTATCGGTCTCGAATACCCTGGTGTTCACCAGATTGTCGTCGATGCCATCAACCGAACAGATCTGGACCTGCGAAAATCGCTTTACAGCAACATTGTTCTCTCTGGAGGAAGCACGCTGACAAAGGGCTTTGGTGACCGTCTCCTGACGGAACTGCAAAAATTGGCAGTCAAGGATATGAGAATTAAGATCTTTGCGCCACCAGAGAGAAAGTACTCGACCTGGATCGGAGGCAGCATTCTTGCTGGATTGAGTACTTTCCGAAAG ATGTGGGTGAGCATCGATGACTGGCATGAGAATCCCGACATTATTCATACCAAGTTCACATAA